One genomic segment of [Phormidium] sp. ETS-05 includes these proteins:
- a CDS encoding RNA-binding protein yields MTIRLYVGNLPKEVDRKKLQEVFAEAGESVVAKVIKDRKGKCRGFGFVTVPTDEEADQIIEKYNGYIFEDNALKIEKALPRAKRKSEEKEEEGAPQVAETERPVSEKPRKGGGGGGGGGGQSKARRNNNASEPEAIQPDPRWADDLEKLKQMLAAQATNS; encoded by the coding sequence ATGACAATTCGTTTGTATGTGGGCAATCTGCCCAAAGAGGTCGATCGGAAAAAACTGCAAGAAGTTTTTGCAGAAGCCGGGGAATCAGTAGTTGCTAAGGTGATCAAGGATCGCAAAGGCAAATGCCGGGGGTTTGGTTTTGTCACCGTGCCCACAGATGAAGAAGCCGACCAAATAATTGAAAAGTACAACGGCTACATCTTTGAAGACAATGCCCTGAAAATTGAAAAGGCATTACCTCGAGCGAAGAGGAAGTCAGAAGAGAAAGAGGAAGAAGGCGCCCCCCAAGTGGCTGAAACCGAACGGCCAGTTTCTGAAAAACCCCGCAAGGGCGGTGGCGGCGGCGGCGGTGGCGGCGGTCAGAGCAAAGCTCGCCGCAACAACAACGCCTCGGAGCCAGAAGCTATTCAACCGGATCCCCGCTGGGCTGATGACCTAGAAAAGCTCAAGCAGATGCTGGCTGCCCAAGCTACCAATTCTTAG
- a CDS encoding M48 family metalloprotease: protein MKTPNLLWLRLSQGVTVLTLFWIMRGFIQFVLYQLNDAFLLKIPFGRPFQPFYQDQTWPIFGVFFLAFAASPWLIDVLLTRCYGMTASSVKELGETSPEAARLLRRFCFERHIPEFQVGILPTTAPVAMSYGCLPRFARIVVSSGLLERLEADEIAAICAGEVGHIANWEFSIMTLAVLLCQLPYLIYWQAAEEGDKWQRDGSIKGKVMFLGAGVMAAAAYGGFWLLRWPVLWLSRLRLYYSDRAAAALTGNPNGLARGLLKTALGIAAEVRQTGGTSWLLEGWEMLMPLGYRQGITLGSLKGPDDWETILAWDVTNPYRRWLAINNSHPPTGERLRLLGVYAKFWKLETELDFAPLEAAKPQFQWDPLLLQGAPFFGLPIGLVMGYCIWLVGAISGAVGVWQLEWLWGDRSLLAGCLPLGISLGTFSRINQFFPDITPQRLASATLLPELIVSPQLLPTDSQPQSLQGKLLGRRGISNWLAQDLILDTPTGLIKLHCCSHLGPLGYLWPFRLRPLDFIGESVTVTGWFRRGATPWLDVETLQITGESQPQRIFKSHHPITATTIAAVTAIWGTYLIYSGTIR from the coding sequence ATGAAAACACCTAATTTGCTATGGCTCAGGTTGTCTCAGGGGGTGACAGTCTTAACCCTGTTTTGGATAATGCGGGGTTTTATCCAATTTGTGCTATATCAATTAAATGACGCATTTTTGCTCAAAATCCCTTTTGGCAGACCGTTTCAGCCTTTTTACCAAGACCAAACATGGCCGATTTTTGGCGTCTTTTTTCTGGCTTTCGCCGCCTCGCCGTGGTTGATCGATGTGTTGCTGACTCGGTGTTATGGGATGACGGCGAGTAGTGTTAAAGAATTGGGGGAGACATCTCCCGAAGCGGCTCGGTTATTGCGGCGGTTCTGTTTCGAGCGACATATTCCCGAATTTCAGGTAGGAATTCTACCGACAACTGCACCCGTGGCGATGAGTTATGGTTGTTTGCCCCGGTTTGCCCGCATTGTGGTCAGCTCTGGGTTGTTGGAAAGGCTGGAAGCGGACGAAATTGCGGCTATTTGTGCGGGGGAGGTGGGGCATATCGCTAATTGGGAGTTTTCCATAATGACTTTGGCGGTGTTGCTGTGCCAACTTCCTTATCTTATTTATTGGCAAGCAGCAGAAGAGGGGGATAAGTGGCAGCGGGATGGCTCGATTAAGGGTAAAGTGATGTTTTTGGGGGCCGGGGTGATGGCGGCGGCGGCTTATGGCGGGTTTTGGCTGCTGCGGTGGCCGGTGTTGTGGCTGTCGCGCCTGCGGTTGTATTATAGCGATCGGGCGGCGGCGGCCCTCACGGGCAATCCCAACGGTCTGGCTCGGGGTTTGCTGAAAACTGCCCTGGGTATCGCCGCAGAAGTGCGACAAACCGGAGGTACGAGTTGGTTATTAGAAGGGTGGGAAATGCTCATGCCGTTGGGATACCGTCAAGGGATAACTTTAGGCAGCCTCAAGGGTCCCGATGACTGGGAAACCATACTCGCCTGGGATGTCACCAACCCTTACCGACGGTGGCTGGCGATTAATAACAGTCATCCTCCCACCGGAGAGCGACTGCGCCTCCTGGGAGTTTACGCCAAATTCTGGAAATTGGAGACGGAGTTAGATTTTGCACCACTGGAAGCGGCAAAACCACAATTTCAGTGGGATCCTTTATTGTTGCAAGGGGCGCCATTTTTTGGTTTACCCATTGGGTTAGTTATGGGTTATTGTATTTGGTTGGTAGGCGCTATCTCTGGCGCTGTGGGGGTGTGGCAGTTAGAGTGGTTATGGGGCGATCGCTCATTGCTCGCCGGTTGTCTCCCCCTAGGCATCAGTTTAGGCACCTTCAGCCGCATCAACCAATTTTTCCCCGACATCACCCCACAGCGACTCGCATCAGCCACCTTATTACCAGAGTTAATCGTTTCCCCGCAGCTACTCCCCACCGACAGTCAACCCCAAAGCCTCCAAGGCAAGCTGCTCGGGCGTCGCGGTATCAGTAACTGGCTCGCCCAGGACCTCATCCTAGACACTCCCACCGGTTTAATCAAATTACACTGCTGTTCTCACCTCGGACCATTGGGTTATCTCTGGCCCTTTCGCCTTCGTCCCTTAGACTTCATCGGTGAGTCCGTCACCGTCACCGGTTGGTTTCGCCGGGGAGCCACCCCCTGGCTCGATGTAGAAACCCTGCAAATCACCGGAGAATCCCAACCACAGAGGATTTTCAAAAGCCACCACCCCATTACCGCCACCACGATCGCCGCTGTTACCGCCATTTGGGGCACTTATCTCATTTACAGCGGCACCATCCGGTAG
- the prfC gene encoding peptide chain release factor 3 yields the protein MTAELETELEKAVETRRNFAIISHPDSGKTTLTEKLLLYGGAIHQAGAVKARRAQQHAKSDWMEMEQQRGISITSTVLQFEYRNYQINLLDTPGHQDFSEDTYRTLAAADNAVMLEDAAKGLEPQTRKLFEVCRMRGLPIFTFINKMDRPGREPLELLDEIEKELGLATYPVNWPIGSGDRFRGVFDRRTKLIHLYDRVAHGSKEAKDTVISLGDPRIEDLLEPELYYQFKDELELISELGSELDLKELHSGKLTPVFFGSALTNFGVQLFLDSFLEYALKPAARLSSQGEIDPTYPEFTGFVFKLQANMDPKHRDRVAFVRVCSGKFEKDMTVSHARTGKTIRLSRPQKLFAQDRESIQEAYPGDIIGLNNPGVFAIGDTIYNGQKLEYEGIPCFSPEMFAYLRNPNPSKFKQFRKGISELREEGAVQIMYSADESKRDPIVAAVGQLQFEVVQFRMENEYGVETRIELLPFTVARWVADGWEALEKVGRVFNTVTVKDSWGRPVLLFKNDWNLQQLQADHPELKLNATAPVVAGQEPESL from the coding sequence ATGACCGCCGAATTGGAAACCGAACTAGAAAAAGCCGTGGAGACACGCCGCAACTTCGCGATTATTTCCCACCCGGACTCCGGGAAAACTACTTTGACCGAAAAGCTGTTACTATACGGGGGGGCGATTCATCAGGCGGGGGCGGTGAAGGCGCGGCGGGCGCAGCAGCACGCGAAATCCGACTGGATGGAGATGGAGCAGCAGCGGGGGATATCGATTACTTCCACGGTGTTGCAGTTCGAGTATCGGAATTATCAGATTAATCTGCTGGATACGCCGGGACACCAAGATTTTAGTGAGGATACTTATCGGACTCTGGCAGCGGCGGATAATGCCGTGATGTTGGAGGATGCGGCGAAGGGTCTGGAACCGCAGACGCGGAAGCTGTTTGAGGTGTGCCGGATGCGGGGTTTGCCCATATTCACGTTTATTAATAAGATGGATAGACCGGGGCGGGAACCGCTGGAACTGCTCGATGAAATTGAGAAGGAGCTGGGACTGGCAACTTATCCGGTGAATTGGCCGATCGGCAGTGGCGATCGGTTCCGAGGCGTGTTCGATCGGCGTACCAAGCTAATTCACCTGTACGATCGGGTCGCTCACGGCAGCAAAGAAGCCAAAGACACGGTAATCTCTCTGGGAGACCCCCGCATCGAAGACCTTCTAGAACCAGAACTCTACTACCAATTCAAAGACGAACTAGAACTCATTAGCGAACTAGGTTCAGAACTCGACCTCAAGGAGCTACATTCAGGGAAGTTGACCCCAGTGTTTTTTGGCAGTGCCCTCACCAACTTCGGCGTGCAGCTATTCCTGGACAGTTTCCTAGAATACGCCCTCAAACCAGCCGCCCGCCTCAGCAGCCAGGGAGAAATTGACCCCACCTACCCGGAATTTACCGGCTTTGTCTTTAAACTGCAAGCCAATATGGACCCCAAACACCGAGATCGGGTGGCCTTCGTGCGGGTGTGCAGTGGTAAATTTGAAAAAGACATGACCGTCTCCCACGCTCGTACCGGGAAAACCATTCGCCTCTCCCGTCCTCAGAAACTATTCGCCCAAGACCGGGAATCAATTCAAGAAGCCTATCCCGGAGATATCATCGGTTTAAACAACCCCGGCGTATTCGCGATCGGCGATACCATCTACAACGGCCAAAAACTAGAATACGAAGGCATTCCCTGCTTTTCCCCAGAAATGTTCGCCTATTTGCGCAACCCCAACCCCTCTAAATTCAAGCAATTTAGAAAAGGCATCTCAGAACTGCGAGAAGAAGGAGCCGTACAAATCATGTACTCCGCCGACGAATCTAAGCGGGACCCAATAGTAGCCGCCGTAGGACAACTCCAATTTGAAGTAGTGCAATTCCGGATGGAAAACGAATACGGTGTAGAAACCCGCATAGAATTGCTACCATTTACCGTAGCGCGGTGGGTCGCTGACGGTTGGGAAGCCTTGGAAAAAGTGGGGCGGGTATTCAACACCGTTACCGTCAAAGATAGCTGGGGGCGTCCCGTGTTGCTATTTAAAAACGATTGGAACTTGCAGCAACTCCAAGCCGACCACCCAGAGTTAAAACTCAACGCCACCGCCCCAGTAGTAGCCGGTCAAGAACCAGAATCATTATAA
- a CDS encoding DUF4870 domain-containing protein has product MEEVNQRKLLSALCHGAIFFSATVISVGLPIAILFTSQDSIVKENAKESLNFHINLYIYAFIFALLIFLLIGFPLLVLLGVASWVMPIIAIVQIINNPDRPYRYPFIFRLF; this is encoded by the coding sequence ATGGAAGAAGTCAACCAACGGAAGCTCTTATCCGCTCTCTGTCACGGGGCCATCTTTTTTAGTGCCACGGTTATTTCTGTGGGATTGCCCATTGCGATTTTATTCACCTCCCAAGACTCCATAGTGAAAGAAAATGCCAAAGAATCTCTGAATTTTCACATTAATCTCTACATTTACGCTTTTATCTTCGCTTTGCTGATATTCCTGCTGATTGGTTTTCCCCTGCTGGTGCTTTTGGGGGTGGCCAGTTGGGTAATGCCCATTATCGCCATTGTCCAAATTATCAACAATCCCGATCGTCCCTACCGCTACCCCTTCATTTTTCGCCTTTTTTAA